Part of the Nitrospirota bacterium genome is shown below.
AATGGACTTGGCGGCAATCTTTTCCCGCGTCAGTCCCTTCAACTGGCTGCCGATGAGCTTCACGACATCCTTCGCCAACTGCGCCGAAGTAGTGACGAGATAAACCTGGGCATCTTCGTCATGCTCCGCTTCGCAGAGGAGATCTGCCGCGACATGAGCAGGCTTGGCGTCGCCATCTGCCACCACGAGCAACTCGCTCGGGCCTGCCACCATGTCGATCCCGACCGTGCCGTAGAGCAGCCGCTTGGCCGTCGCAACATAGATATTGCCGGGGCCCACGATTTTATCGACCCGCTGGATCGTCTTGGTCCCGTAGGCCATCGCACCGACGGCTTGCACGCCCCCGACACGATAGATCTCAGTGACGCCGGCAATGTCGGCTGCAACCAGCAAATAGGGATTGATCGGACCTTTTTGCGGCGGCGTACACATCACCACGCGGGAGACGCCCGCCACCTTGGCCGGGATCGCGCACATCAAGACCGACGAGGGATAGACCGCCTTGCCGCCCGGCACATAGACTCCGACCGCATCGACCGGCGTAACCACTTGCCCCAGAGTCGCCTCATTGTCCTGATACATCCAGGTCTTGATGCGCTGACGCTCGTGGAACGACGTAATCCGCTTGGCGGCAAACCGGAGGGCGTCGCCCTCCTCTTTTCTGATATGGAAATAGGCTTCTTTGATTTCTTCGGGGGTGACGCGCAGCTCCGTCGCTTTCATGGAGACGCGGTCGAACTGTTTCGTATAGCGGAGGACGGCCTTGTCGCCGCCCCGTTCCACGGCTTGCAGAATCGACTTCACCGTCTTCTCGACGGCAGCCCCTTGCACGCGGGCACGCGATGCGACTTTCTTGAGTGCAGGGAGAAAGGCTCGCTCACTGGAGGACACAATCTTCATGTGCGCGTCCGCTTGACCGTTCGACGTACCCCGCGCGAAGATGTGCGCGGAGCGGTTGCTCGAGACCCGGTTGCTGGGCGGCTGACGGCCCGGAGCTTTTTGATCAGCTCTGTGACCACCGCATACTTCAGCTTCAAACTCGCCCGATTGACGACCAGCCGGGCCGTGGACTGCGCGATGCACTCCACTTCGACGAGGTTATGCGCCTTCAACGTGTTGCCGGTCTCGACCAGATCCACGATCCGATCGGCCAACCCGACCAACGGCGCCAGCTCGATCGAGCCGTACAGCTTAATGATCTCGACCGCCACGCCGCGCTGATTGAAATACCGCTCGGTAATCTTCGGATACTTGGTCGCGACCCGAATTTTCGAGGACAGCCGGTCCCGTGAGGCCTGGCCCTTGAGCGCAGCGACGGCGATTCTACACGCTCCGAACCCTAAATCCAATGGCTCATAGACGTCGCTATCCTGCTCCATCAAGACGTCTTTTCCGACGATCCCGACGTCCGCTGCGCCATATTCGACATAGGTCGGCACATCGGTCGGCCTCACGATCAGGAAGGTCATGCCGATCTCCGGACAAGGGAACACCAGCCGTCGGCTCTCCGTCGAGAGGCTGCCCATGGCATAGCCGGCCCGGCGAAAAACCTCTAGCGTGAGGTCCAACATTTTCCCCTTCGACAAGGCAATCGTCAGCATGGTGTCAGCGAGTCCCGGCCGGAGCCGCTCCCTCTTTATGGCGGGTGATCGTCGCGCCCAACCCGCGCAGTTTTTCTTCCATCCGCTCATAGCCGCGATCCAGATGGTAGACCCGGAGGATCTCCGTCGTGCCTTCCGCCGCAAGACCGGCCAGCACCAATCCGGCGCTCGCGCGAAGGTCGGAGGCCATCACAGGAGCCCCAGTCAACTTGGTCGGCCCGGTCACCACAGCCCGAGTGCCTTCGATCTTAATCTCAGCCCCCATCCGCCGCAGCTCTTCGACATGCATGAACCGGCTTTCAAACACCGTTTCCGTAATCACGCTCGTGCCCTCAGCCGCCGTCATCAAGGCCACCATCTGCGCCTGCATGTCGGTGGGGAAACCCGGATAGGGTAACGTCCGGATATCGATCCCCTTGAGCCGCGAGGCCGCATTGAGGTGAATCCGGTCCTGCTCCACCTTGATCTCGGCGCCGGCTTCCCGCAGCTTCATCAGCAACGCATCCAAGTGATTCGGACGGCAGCGGTTGAGCGTCACCGCTCCCCTCGTAATGGCCCCGGCCACCAGATAGGTTCCCGTTTCAATGCGATCCGGAATCACATCGTGATCGCTCCCGTGCAACTCACGGACCCCTTCGATCGTGATGACATCCGTCCCGGCGCCCGAGATGCGAGCCCCCCGCTTCACGAGAAAATCCGCGAGGTCCACGATCTCCGGTTCCTTCGCGGCATTTTCAATGACCGTGGTCCCCTCGGCGAGCGACGCAGCCATCATCAAATTTTCCGTTCCCGTGACCGTCGGCGTATCGCAATAGATCTGGGCGCCCTTCAACCGCTTCGCCTTGGCGCGAATATACCCATGTTCCATCGAAACTTCTGCACCCATTTTCGCCAGTCCGGCCAGATGGAGATTGACGGGCCGCGACCCGATCGCGCAGCCGCCCGGCATCGACACCGTCGCTTCTCCCCATCGCGCCAACAGCGGCCCCAACACCAGCACGGAGGCCCGCATGGTTTTCACCAGGTCATAGGGGGCTTGGGTCGAGCTGATCGTGTCGGCATTGATGACCGCGCGATTCCCCTCATGCTGCACCTTCGCGCCCAGAATCCCCAAGAGCTTACCCATCGTGAGGACATCTACCACGCGGGGCAGATTGATAATCACGCATTCGCCGCCGCCCAGAATGGTAGAGGCCAAGATCGGCAGCGCGGCATTCTTTGCCCCGCTGATCTCAACCTCTCCTCGAAGTGGTATCCCGCCGGTGATAACCGTACGATCCATCGTCTATACCCCTACTCGCTCGACGATCACCACCCGTTCAAGTCCCGCTTCATCGTAGACCAGCCGGTGAAATTTATAACCAGGCATCTGCTCGACAATCCGGCGCATCCCACGAGCCTGGCCTGCGCCAATTTCCATGATCACGGCTCCGCCGGGAGCCAGGTAGCAAGCGGCCTCTTGCAGCAACCGTTCGTGCAGTTCCGTCCCCTGAGCTCCTGCCACCAGCGCGCCTCGCGGCTCGAACAGTTTCACTTCCGGCTGAAGCGTCGCCCAATCAGCTTCAGGAATATAGGGGGGATTCGAGACGATGATATCCACCAGCCCCTCTAACCCCTGCTCCGCCAATGGCCCCAGTAAATCGCCTTCCAACCAGATAATCCGCTCGCCCACCCCATGACGGGCGGCATTGCGCCTGGCAACATGGAGCGAGGGACCAGACAGATCGATCGCCATCACCCGCGCATTGGGTCTCAATCGCGCAGTTGCCACGGCAATGCAGCCGGATCCAGTACAGACATCGACAATCGTAGCCCGGCGCTCGGTGGAAATCCGCTGCGTAACATATTCCACCAGCAACTCGGTCTCCGGCCTCGGAATTAGCACCGCCGGACTCACCTCAAACTCCAGCCCGCAAAACTCCTGGGTCCCCAAAATATATTGCAAGGGCTCTCGCCTAACCCGCCTCGCAATCAGTCCTCGCGCTGCTGCCAGTTCGGAAGAAGACAGCAATCGGTCCCGGTCGGTGATCACATGATGCGCGGGAAGACGGAGCACATGCTCCACAATCCACAGGGCTTCCTGCTCCGCGCTCTCGATACCGGCTTGCTCCAGCAGCCGGCGCGCCTCGGCAATCAGCTCGCCGAGCGTGGCCTGGCCTGTCGACTGAGGGATCGGAGCCACTGCATCCATGTTACGCCGCCCCCACTTCCTGCTGACGCTGCGCCTTCAAAGCCTGAACGAGTTCATCCAGGTCGCCCTGAAGCACCTGCTCTAACTTATGCAAGGTCACACCGACACGATGGTCGGTCACCCGATTCTGCGGGAAATTGTAGGTGCGGATCTTCTCGCTCCGCTCGCCCGTGCCCACCTGCGCCTTGCGATTCTGCGCGGTTTCCGCATCCTGCCGTTCCCGCTCCGCCTCGACGATTCTGGCCCGCAGGGTCCGCATCGCCTTGGTACGATTCTTCAGCTGCGACCGTTCGTCCTGGCAACTCACCACTACACCGGTCGGAATATGGGTAATCCGCACCGCCGATTTGGTCGTATTGACGCTCTGGCCGCCGGCGCCGGACGAACAAAATGTGTCGATGCGAAGATCCATCGGATCGATATGCACATCCACCTCGTCCACTTCCGGCATGACGGCCACGGTGACAGTCGAGGTATGAATCCGTCCGCTAGCTTCCGTCACAGGGACCCGCTGCACCCGATGGACCCCTGCCTCGAACTTGAAGTGGCTATAGGCGCCCTTGCCTTCGATCAGCGCCACAACCCCTTTATAGCCCCCGCCCGTCGTTTCCGTCGCTTCGACCACATCGACCTTGAAGCCTTTGGCCTCCGCATACTTGCTATACATACGAAACAGATCTCCGGCAAAAAGCGCCGCCTCATCTCCGCCGGTTCCGGCGCGAATTTCGAAAAGCAGACTCTTTTCGTCCCGCGGATCCTTGGGAATCAGCAGCTCCTGGGCCTGCTGTTCGATCTCCTGCTGCTGGCGTGTGAGCTGGGCGCTCTCCTCCGCCGCCATCTTATGCATCTCGCCCCCGGCCGTGGGATCGGCAAGAATTTGCGCGGCTTCGTCCAACTGCTTGGCATTGTCGCGATAAGTGGCCAGCAGCTTGGCCGCCGGCTCGATATCCGTCCGCTCTTTATTGACTTTGTGCAACTGCGAGGGCTGGCTCATCAGAGAGGGGTCCATGAGTTGATTGGTCAACTCGTCGTAACGAGTGGCCAAGACTTCCCATTTTTTCAGTAAGACGGCTTCCATGACCCCGTTTCCTCTGCGGCGCGTTCACCCGTTACCGCACAAAAACAAAGGGACCCTGCCCCTCAGCGAAGCAGGGTCCCTTGTATGACCTCTTCTCGAACTACTTTTCTTTCTTCGCGTACTTCTTCTTGAATCGCTCAACGCGACCTTCGGTATCAATGATTTTCTGCGTCCCCGTGAAAAACGGATGGCAATTTGAACAGATATCAACATTGATATCGCCGCCCGTTGACCGGGTCTTATATTTATTGCCGCAGGCGCAATGCACCCCGACTTCCCGATACACGGGATGAATACCCTTCTTCATAGTTCCCACTCCCCTGACGTCAAAATCATCGACCTTCGCCCATTCGAAGGCCCGCTACTCTACCCTGTCTCTACAACCAGATACAAGTCTGGCGTTACCGGTTCATCGACTGGAGAAATTCCTGGTTGGTCTTGGTGCCGTGCAGCTTGTCCATCAGGAACTCCATCGCTTCCATCGTCCCGAGCGGACTCAGCACCTTGCGCAGGATCCACATCTTGTTGAGACGATCCTTGTCCACCAACAATTCTTCTTTTCTCGTTCCGGACTGGCTGATATCGATCGCCGGAAAGAGCCGCTTGTCGGCCAAACGGCGGTCCAGATGGACTTCCATGTTACCGGTTCCTTTGAATTCTTCAAAGATCACATCGTCCATGCGGCTGCCGGTATCGACCAGCGCCGTCGCCATAATGGTCAGACTGCCGCCATGTTCGATGTTGCGGGCCGCCCCGAAGAACCGCTTCGGGCGCTGGAGCGCGTTCGAGTCCAACCCTCCCGACAAGACCTTACCGCTAGGCGGGGCAATCGTATTGTAGGCGCGGGCCAAACGGGTAATGCTGTCCAACAGCACCACGACATCTTTTTTGTGTTCGACCAGCCGCTTCGCCTTCTCCAGCACCATTTCCGCAACTTGCGCATGGCGCTGGGGCGGTTCATCGAAGGTGGAGCTGATGACTTCAGCCTTCACCTGCCGTTGCCAGTCGGTGACTTCTTCCGGCCGCTCATCGATGAGCAGCACGATCAAGGTCACTTCTTTATGGTTTTTGATAATGGCCCGGGCGATGGCCTGCAACATCATCGTCTTTCCGGTCCGGGGGGCCGCAACGATCAGCCCGCGCTGGCCCTTGCCGATCGGGGTCGTGAGCTCCATGACGCGGGTGCAATATTCTTCACGGTCGAACTCGAGATTGAGCCGCTCTTCGGGATAGAGCGGGGTCAGGTTGTCGAAGAGGATCTTGTCGCGGGACACTTCTGGATCTTCGAAATTGACCTTCTCGACCTTGAGCAACGCGAAATACCGCTCACTCTCCTTCGGGGGCCGGATCTGCCCGGAGATCGTGTCGCCGGTGCGCAGATTGAACCGCCGGATTTGCGAGGGGGAGATATAGATGTCGTCGGGGCCCGGGAGATAGTTCGAATCGGGAGCGCGTAAAAAGCCGAATCCGTCGGGGAGCGTTTCCAGCACGCCCTCGCCGAAGACCACGCCGTTATTTGCGGTCTGCGCCTGCAGGATCGCAAAAATCAATTCCTGCTTCCGCAGGTTCGGTGCGCCGTCGATCTTCAGATCGCGCGCCACCTCATTGAGATCGGCGATAGATTTCTGCTTCAGCTCCGCGAGATGCATAACCTCCCCCTTTGTTTGCGTCATGAGTATCCTCTCAAGCCCTCAGCTGCATCATCGTTGGCAGCGCTCGCACGTGGTGAACCATGGGAAATTGTCCTGAAACTCAATGAATAGCGAATAGCAATACAGTTGATGATCTCTGTCGTGTGTGTCAGCTAAAGAGGGTGACCTGTGAAGGACTTACTGGTTTGCGCCTGGTATTAATCAGGATACGACTCTGTCTCATAACTGCGGATATTGTCGCAAGCAGGAATTCATGCCGAGCTGATTCATCTCTATCACTTGAGCAGTTGTGGCTTGTTTCGAGATGCGTCCAGAGAGTCTTGTGTGTGGAGAGAACACTGAACCGAGCTGAGATGTTAGCCAGAGGATAACGCGGGCGGCGCGCCTTGTCAACAGGAATCACGCTCTTTTTCGCCAGCCTCCGGTTCTTCCTCTTTCCCCTCGTCCAGCCGGCGGCGCGGTTGCAGCAGAAAAGACTGGTGTGCTACATGAGGAGATCCTTCATCGAGGCCCACGGTCTTATGGAACACGACAACGAACAAGAACAACACGAGCGCATGTTCACGCTGTCCGAGGCGAACCGCCTGATCCCCCAGCTGAACGCCAAACTGATCTCGATCCAACAAGCCAAGGCCGTCCTGGCCCGCACGAAGGAAGAGATCAAGAAGGCCAGCGCGAGGTCCGAGTATGGCGGCGGCAGCACCGTGGGGCATCTCTATATCTCAGGCCTGCAACAGGTCAGCACCAATCTTCAAGCGATTCAGGAGCTCGGCATCCTGGTGAAGGATCTGGATCTCGGCCTCTGCGACTTCCCCCATCTGCATGACGGCCGGGTCGTCTATCTCTGCTGGAAGCTCGGCGAACAGGAAGTGCGCTGGTGGCATGAAACGACCACCGGCTATAAAGATCGCTCCCCGATCGAAGACCTGGCCTGAGCGCAACGGCACACCCCACCCGCGAGACATCCATGAAATTCGTCATTCTCGGATTCGACGGTCCCGACGGAGAGGCCAAGCGAAAAATCTATCGCCCGGCGCATCTCGCCAATATGGAACCCCTCGACGCGCAAGGCCGCGTCGTGCTGGCAGGTCCGCTCACAGATAAAACCGGAAGCCTGATCATCATTGAGGCAGACTCGCTAGAAGAGGCGCAACGGTTCGCGAACGAAGACCCCTATACAGTCCATGGCGTGTTTGAACGGGTCGAGGTCCACCCCTTCACGCAAGTCTTCCCCAAAGAACGATAGGCCAACGGCCCACCGTTACTTGCCAGATAGAGCCCATGTACAGCGTGAGCTCCTTTCACTGACCCCCTCGCACGGCACACGATTGCGCAAGCCCCGTAACATGCTGAATACAGGCCAACAATCAGCCAGATATCACAGAATCCTGTGGCAGACTGCGGCCTCACGCCTGGTTTGACAGGACAAAAGAGCCAATCTTATAATAACCGACGCTTTGCTGCCGTGATTGGCACCTGCCGCCAGCGCCCGCATTGTTAGGACGAAAGGCCTAAGCCTTCTTAGTTCGATAGCCCAAAATTTCGCATCGGTGGGCCTTCTGCGAGGTTGCGGGTGACTTGGAAAAAGCTTAGAGTAAAGAAAGTCTAGATCATCAGAAAACCTGTATTTCTCGTTCCTTAACCCCTTGCCGGAGAGTAAGCCGCAATGACTCAGTATCGCGTCCTTCCAGGCCCGGAACATTTCCTTCCTCCATCGGCTGCAAGCATGGGGATCTGCTTGCCAAACCCTGGGGAAGCTCATATCAACGGTGTCATCGTCCCAGAGGAAAAGGCATACGAAGAAGCGGCGAAGCAATTCCTCATGGCCAAAGTGCCGACCATTTTCCCGGGCCCTTTGGTCCTGTGGGCGTGGAACGAGAAGGCGGCCAAGAAGGCCACCGCCGTCCGGCACCTCTACAACACGCTCAAAGAATGCATGCAGCCTGGGCAAACGCCTATGCTGATCCCGATGCCGGACTACCGCCCCAAATACCCCAAAATCAATCCCGAAGTCGAAATCAATCCCAACCACCCGAACCTGACTATCTGGCACAATAAAATCGATTGCTGCATGTTCATCGGGGTCCATTGCCACCAGGCAAACCTGGCGCTCAAAATCATTCGTGGCGGCACCTCCTGCTACACGATTGCCATGTGCGCGCAAGCCGGCCATGAAGACGCCATGCTGTCGTTCCGCGACGCATCGGTCGAAAAGATCATGAAATTGGCCGAGTGGGTGAAGAAGTTGAAAGGGACAGTCCAACCACGGCTGACGTCAGCAAAGAGCGGAGCTTCAAACTAACACGTTTGAAGCTCTGAAGAGAGTGAAAGGAGCTGAACCATGGCAGACACACATTCGGTCATCGGCACAAAGAATAAAAAAGGGCAGACCTTTACCGACACCTGGAAGATGATGAACGAGGCGCCACGCACGCCGTCGTTCTATACGGGCAGCGAAGTCATTAAAGAAGCCCTCCGGCGGGCCAGCTGCGACGTCATGATCGCCTACCCGATTACCCCGCAGAGCGAAGCGGCCGCCTTGATTGGCGAACTCTTTGCCGAGGGCTACATCGGCGACTACTTCCGCGGCGAGAGCGAATTCGCCGTCATGTCACAATGCGCGGGAGCGGCCTTCGGCGGCGCGCGCGTATTTACGACGACCGCGGGCCCCGGCACGATGCGCGCGATGGAGAACTTCCCGATGTGGTCCGGCGCACGGTTGCCGATCCAGATGATCGTCACCTGCCGCGGCATCAATTCACCGCTCTCGATTCAGCCCGACACACTCGAAATCGCCTATCTATTGAATACCGGCATGCTCGTCTGGCATGCGGAAACCGCGCAGGACTTCTTCGATTGGATCCTCATGGGGTACATGGTCTCGGAAGAGCCGGATGTGCACCTTCCCTTGGCGCTCTGCTGCGACGGGTTCTTCGTGACGCACACCAAGGACGTGGTCAACCTGACCCCGGCCGACATGTGCCTGCCTCCCTATGACCCCTACCGCTCGCCCGTGCCCTGCATGGACATGGAATGTCCGCCGGTCCGGATGATGCGCGATCCCTTCGTCATGAAGAGCAACTACATCAGCTACGCCACCCACGCGTCCTGGCAGCAAGAAGTCTGGGCGGCAGTGGAACGGTCCCGCAAACACACGATCAAGTGGTTGAACGGGCTGATCGAAACGGAAAATACCGACGCCGACGTCATCATCGTCGCCTCCGGCACGGCCGTGTCACAGGGCCGCGAAGCCATCCGCCTCCTCGAAGATGAAGGCATCCGTTGCGGGCTGGTCAAGGTCAAAGTCTTGCGGCCATGGCCGGGCGAAGAAATCCGCGAAGCCACGAAG
Proteins encoded:
- a CDS encoding carbon monoxide dehydrogenase, coding for MTQYRVLPGPEHFLPPSAASMGICLPNPGEAHINGVIVPEEKAYEEAAKQFLMAKVPTIFPGPLVLWAWNEKAAKKATAVRHLYNTLKECMQPGQTPMLIPMPDYRPKYPKINPEVEINPNHPNLTIWHNKIDCCMFIGVHCHQANLALKIIRGGTSCYTIAMCAQAGHEDAMLSFRDASVEKIMKLAEWVKKLKGTVQPRLTSAKSGASN
- the prmC gene encoding peptide chain release factor N(5)-glutamine methyltransferase, with translation MDAVAPIPQSTGQATLGELIAEARRLLEQAGIESAEQEALWIVEHVLRLPAHHVITDRDRLLSSSELAAARGLIARRVRREPLQYILGTQEFCGLEFEVSPAVLIPRPETELLVEYVTQRISTERRATIVDVCTGSGCIAVATARLRPNARVMAIDLSGPSLHVARRNAARHGVGERIIWLEGDLLGPLAEQGLEGLVDIIVSNPPYIPEADWATLQPEVKLFEPRGALVAGAQGTELHERLLQEAACYLAPGGAVIMEIGAGQARGMRRIVEQMPGYKFHRLVYDEAGLERVVIVERVGV
- the murA gene encoding UDP-N-acetylglucosamine 1-carboxyvinyltransferase, with the translated sequence MDRTVITGGIPLRGEVEISGAKNAALPILASTILGGGECVIINLPRVVDVLTMGKLLGILGAKVQHEGNRAVINADTISSTQAPYDLVKTMRASVLVLGPLLARWGEATVSMPGGCAIGSRPVNLHLAGLAKMGAEVSMEHGYIRAKAKRLKGAQIYCDTPTVTGTENLMMAASLAEGTTVIENAAKEPEIVDLADFLVKRGARISGAGTDVITIEGVRELHGSDHDVIPDRIETGTYLVAGAITRGAVTLNRCRPNHLDALLMKLREAGAEIKVEQDRIHLNAASRLKGIDIRTLPYPGFPTDMQAQMVALMTAAEGTSVITETVFESRFMHVEELRRMGAEIKIEGTRAVVTGPTKLTGAPVMASDLRASAGLVLAGLAAEGTTEILRVYHLDRGYERMEEKLRGLGATITRHKEGAAPAGTR
- the rpmE gene encoding 50S ribosomal protein L31, which produces MKKGIHPVYREVGVHCACGNKYKTRSTGGDINVDICSNCHPFFTGTQKIIDTEGRVERFKKKYAKKEK
- a CDS encoding DUF2203 domain-containing protein; protein product: MEHDNEQEQHERMFTLSEANRLIPQLNAKLISIQQAKAVLARTKEEIKKASARSEYGGGSTVGHLYISGLQQVSTNLQAIQELGILVKDLDLGLCDFPHLHDGRVVYLCWKLGEQEVRWWHETTTGYKDRSPIEDLA
- the hisG gene encoding ATP phosphoribosyltransferase, encoding MLTIALSKGKMLDLTLEVFRRAGYAMGSLSTESRRLVFPCPEIGMTFLIVRPTDVPTYVEYGAADVGIVGKDVLMEQDSDVYEPLDLGFGACRIAVAALKGQASRDRLSSKIRVATKYPKITERYFNQRGVAVEIIKLYGSIELAPLVGLADRIVDLVETGNTLKAHNLVEVECIAQSTARLVVNRASLKLKYAVVTELIKKLRAVSRPATGSRATAPRTSSRGVRRTVKRTRT
- the rho gene encoding transcription termination factor Rho; amino-acid sequence: MHLAELKQKSIADLNEVARDLKIDGAPNLRKQELIFAILQAQTANNGVVFGEGVLETLPDGFGFLRAPDSNYLPGPDDIYISPSQIRRFNLRTGDTISGQIRPPKESERYFALLKVEKVNFEDPEVSRDKILFDNLTPLYPEERLNLEFDREEYCTRVMELTTPIGKGQRGLIVAAPRTGKTMMLQAIARAIIKNHKEVTLIVLLIDERPEEVTDWQRQVKAEVISSTFDEPPQRHAQVAEMVLEKAKRLVEHKKDVVVLLDSITRLARAYNTIAPPSGKVLSGGLDSNALQRPKRFFGAARNIEHGGSLTIMATALVDTGSRMDDVIFEEFKGTGNMEVHLDRRLADKRLFPAIDISQSGTRKEELLVDKDRLNKMWILRKVLSPLGTMEAMEFLMDKLHGTKTNQEFLQSMNR
- the prfA gene encoding peptide chain release factor 1; translated protein: MEAVLLKKWEVLATRYDELTNQLMDPSLMSQPSQLHKVNKERTDIEPAAKLLATYRDNAKQLDEAAQILADPTAGGEMHKMAAEESAQLTRQQQEIEQQAQELLIPKDPRDEKSLLFEIRAGTGGDEAALFAGDLFRMYSKYAEAKGFKVDVVEATETTGGGYKGVVALIEGKGAYSHFKFEAGVHRVQRVPVTEASGRIHTSTVTVAVMPEVDEVDVHIDPMDLRIDTFCSSGAGGQSVNTTKSAVRITHIPTGVVVSCQDERSQLKNRTKAMRTLRARIVEAERERQDAETAQNRKAQVGTGERSEKIRTYNFPQNRVTDHRVGVTLHKLEQVLQGDLDELVQALKAQRQQEVGAA
- a CDS encoding ferredoxin oxidoreductase — encoded protein: MADTHSVIGTKNKKGQTFTDTWKMMNEAPRTPSFYTGSEVIKEALRRASCDVMIAYPITPQSEAAALIGELFAEGYIGDYFRGESEFAVMSQCAGAAFGGARVFTTTAGPGTMRAMENFPMWSGARLPIQMIVTCRGINSPLSIQPDTLEIAYLLNTGMLVWHAETAQDFFDWILMGYMVSEEPDVHLPLALCCDGFFVTHTKDVVNLTPADMCLPPYDPYRSPVPCMDMECPPVRMMRDPFVMKSNYISYATHASWQQEVWAAVERSRKHTIKWLNGLIETENTDADVIIVASGTAVSQGREAIRLLEDEGIRCGLVKVKVLRPWPGEEIREATKNAKHIIVPEFNVTGWLAKEIKATIPNSERVHAGPRVCGGMTMPPEIIVSEIKTLLGMTTVSMASRG
- the hisD gene encoding histidinol dehydrogenase translates to MKIVSSSERAFLPALKKVASRARVQGAAVEKTVKSILQAVERGGDKAVLRYTKQFDRVSMKATELRVTPEEIKEAYFHIRKEEGDALRFAAKRITSFHERQRIKTWMYQDNEATLGQVVTPVDAVGVYVPGGKAVYPSSVLMCAIPAKVAGVSRVVMCTPPQKGPINPYLLVAADIAGVTEIYRVGGVQAVGAMAYGTKTIQRVDKIVGPGNIYVATAKRLLYGTVGIDMVAGPSELLVVADGDAKPAHVAADLLCEAEHDEDAQVYLVTTSAQLAKDVVKLIGSQLKGLTREKIAAKSIARHAVAFVVTTMDEAIDVANEIAPEHLTLSVDEPFDYLEKIRHAGALFLGRYTPPSVADYVAGPNHVLPTGGTARFFSALSVHDYLKVSNIVHYTKEELSKVKDHLVRLAHMEGFDAHAKSAQSRFS
- a CDS encoding YciI family protein → MKFVILGFDGPDGEAKRKIYRPAHLANMEPLDAQGRVVLAGPLTDKTGSLIIIEADSLEEAQRFANEDPYTVHGVFERVEVHPFTQVFPKER